TAGCGAAACACCTCTGCATGCTTAAGGAAGTGCATCCCTTTACGAATCTCGCATCCGCGTGTATCagtgtcaaaattttatctttcatgaCGCGAAATTCAGAATCGCTCAAATTCTGCAAATACAAAACATCATCGATGCGGTCGCGCGAACATAATTCGTATCGTCAAATTTCAGACCTGTCGAGTTTTTATGAAGAAGGGATGAACACCGGTCGCGAGGATCGCTTCCAGTTCGGGTATGATGTCCAGACAATTCTTCAAGAGCAGCGCGTAGTTTAAATTGCGCTCCGCACTTTGTATGTTGTTGACGTGTACAGGTTTAATCGCCAACGTCAGTAAGCGATCCGTGCCGAACAGGCGTTGTATCACCGGCTGTAAAATACAGATGTAAAATACACGcgggtattttttttttttttcaaatacccGCAGCTGCTCGTGATCGCTTGATCACCTGAAGACTGATGCACAAGGAGCGATTGTCCACCAGTTCCGCCACGCAAGATTGCCGATTCACGATGAGACGCTCGTCGCAGGAAGGCTGGAGAATGGAAGCACGCAGGAGTCTTCGGCCCATAGGGGTCAAGCAGCGATCCATAGTGCCCAGCAGGCTGACGATGGAATGCTTGGACTGCGAGACCACCAGTTCGAGACTTCGGGCACTTTCTAGATCTGCGCAATAACGATCAACATGCAATGCCGTCCACTAATGAGACTTGTGCCATCGGATTTGTAGTGCAGAATTCTGTTACCGATCATCGTGGTATTCGGCGATCCTTGAAACTCTATACGCATCGATTTCGGAGCGTAAACTATGTGCTGAACATATTCCACGTATTTTAGTAATGCTGCAGCAGCCGCTAAAGCGTAATATCTACGGGGGATACAAAATCAATAAggtgttctctctctctccccccctctctctctctctcgcattATTGAATATGTCAATTTTGATAGCGTTACTTTTGTTTCACTATTAATTCCACGCTCGAGTAGTCCTTGGCGCATAGAGTTCGCACGCGTTCCATGCCAGTCGATTCGTTAAAGTGTATTCGCGAGATCGGTGTGATATTGAGTGCATTGAATTTCTCTTTGATCGATTTGTACAGTTTGTTCCCGTGGCCTCGGTTCTCGTACATCGTTTCGGGCATCAGTATCTTGAACGAGAGCAAGACATAAAATATGATCGCTCTCATCGGATTAAAACATTCTCTTTGATTAGCTTTCGAATTTTTAGTTCACTTTACGTACTTCTATCGGATCGAGAATGTTGATTTTCGTCAGTGTATTGACATATGTCTGACAGTCGCTGATTTGACAGAGAATCAAGTTTGGATATTGAAGATCTATCGCAGCCAAGCCGACCTCGTTCCTAGCATCTCCTCGGCCGGCTGTTATCGCTATCGTAGATACGCGTACGTCAATAAGATGGAATTAATTTCtcgcgattttattatttcaaaattaaaatgatataaggctcatatgattttcaaaatcaaaattattaaacaggagcgtaaagagccaaaaAGCAAGTTGATCGTGCAATAGTgtattacttaatttacattatcgtATTAATTCTATCgtagaatatatattctacGATAGAATTAATACACTATTGCACGATCAACTTGCTTTTTGGCTCTTTATGCtcctgtttaataatttttattatttcacttttGCTCACCGATCACTATCCAAGAATCCGCGTTGCTGGATGTGCCATACGGCGTCGATCTCACAGGATTGACGGATCTAGATGTCGACGAATTATATTTGCAACTGCACTCAAGAAATGTCAAAGATACAAGACTGATGTGGGATTTGAATTTGACTGTTATAGGAAgttataaatcttttctaaATAAAGGTGGAATGagtaataaagaacaaagGTGAAAGGTTTAACAATATCTTGCTTTTTgtatcgttttattttatttcaaacgaTTCGAAAGCTGTAGCTCACCCTATACTACGACGAATAGTGCTCGGGTAGGACGATGTGGAGACATAATTCTCTCTGCGATTGAATTTTGGCGTTTTTCTGGTCGCATTGGAACTTACAGGTCCAGAGCTCGTCGGAGGAGGTCTCAGAAAACCAGAGTCAAATTCTgcattgtacataaaaatagtGCGCGTAAGAATCGAAAATAGCAAGAGAGAAATGCAGAATAGAGCGCTGATATGTTGATATGAAAAATCGACataaataatcgtaaaaattaatacggCTTCGTGTAATTGGATTCACGAAAAACATTGTTAAAAGTCGAGCGTATAGCTTTGTACACAGCAATAGCTTTTTTCGCGATTGAATACATCAAATCgagagatattaaaatttttaggttggaaatattaatttttctatgataCGCGATGGCACTTAcgatattttggaaaaatgtttACGGCGCGCTGCGCATTTGGTATCGCCGGAATTCTTCCTCTCATAAAAGCGCGTTGTCCTCTCGGCGGAGCGGTCTGTATCACGTTCATTTTATAAATCGAAGAGTGAAACACTTTgcaatttgtgaaatttagTAGTAGTAACTGAATTTGTCTGCATATAAGCGTCTTTTTCTAGATTCCGTGTCCCGCGTGATAAATTCTGCCAATTAAAATGGTCTTAAGAATCGCTTGAAGTATCATCATGATTGAATAAGACAGGGGTGCAAACACTTGTGACTAAcctttcataataatatatttatttgtaatttcattCAATGTTATTGCGAATTTTGCAGTAAACGTATCCGCctcgattaataataataaataatacgatCACAATTACTATTtctttcgaaataaatatcgCTTTATCTTTGCTTCATATAGAATTTAGTTACAATTGTATTTACAAGCATTATCAAATCGATTGTCAATTCGCGCGACAGTAAATAATTTACGTGaatttacgtaaaattatCTAAACGACGCTGTGTCCGCGTCGCAAAGATAACGCGCGATGTACGATGGTTTGCGCGAAATTTCGCTCGATCGATAGttgtatttatacattattcttCAAATGCGTAAAGTTTATGGAGAATATATTGCGCCAATCCCGAAAGAATTAACgatctatatgtatattaatagtaaattaatCGCGATTAATATATCGCTTCTTACATAATTCACAGATATACATATCGTATCCACAGTTAATTTCTGGACGTGACGTACACTCGTAGCACTTAAGTTTCACGCTTGACATCGCTTATCAATAACTTTGACGCGTATAACGGcactaattatttaaaaaacctgaCGCAAATTGCAAGAGTaaataaagacaaaaaaacATTCGTACAAACTATCtcaaacataaataatgcaatgcTAATAAAATTCACATGAGAGACTCAAGTGTCTGAgatatcttgaaaaattactaCTTAACAGTAATAgaagaaatacatatacacGTGATGCACCacttaatatatcattttcataGCAAAGCACATTGTGAAACTTTGCCAATCCAGGGAGACAGCAAGGTTCCATCCGATTTCATACagatatttatgttatttggCCTATGAtgggaaaattttacattgtgcGTGGCACCGATCATCATATAATTGACGGCACCGTTTCTCTTGACTTTTACTAtcgtgataaaatttacaatgccGTAACAGTAGTCTCAAACTGATcgttaatgtaatatttatcacaatgcatgtaaaaaatatatacggaCATGTAAAcctatatacacacatacatttaCGCACTCAtacagacacacacacacacagataATGCATAACGATATGTATACATTAAGAGACGCGCagtagattaaaatttatcacatcgtgtttttttttttatcgaagagTTCTtacataaaaagttttttaacgtTAAGAACGCTATCTTTCGAAAAACTTTCAAGTGTATCGATTGCTCGCGACAACCTATCGTGATAAATCCAGCGACTTTACGCCCGTAAAACGCCATGCACAGTCATGATTTTTATCCTAACAATCACTTTTGTagcatttgttaaaaataatattctcgcATAGCCAATACCAATCCGCGTACGAGGATCGAGCGGTATCGTACGCATGCTGCAGAACAACCATGACGATGTAAagtgattattaaaatataaatttgaagacAGACCTTAACTATATATAGTCACcttaatagatatttaaaatttagtcGAGTTACCCTcgcatatacattttatgtacaaaaaatgtCACAATCACAATTcacaagtataataatatgtatataattgacACAAGGCAAATACTACATGcgatatacacacacatatatatgcatatacatatatatttagatttgtGTATAACCGCTAAAGAACTTTCTTACGTTTCTTCAATACAACTTGATTGAGTCAAGTTTCCGCTGCCTCCAGAAAAAAACccgtcttttattttatttctttttcaagaaGTAGAGTCCGACTATTTCAGACTGCCTTTCCAGAATAACCTTTCCGCTTGTTGCAACgacttgtattaaaaattaatccaaTTCAATGATCAATCAAGTGTCGAGAGTGTGATAGATGcactttctcttttaatttattacaactgatgaatataataatataatgaatataatataataataaagtggTCAATGATGGGCTCTTTGGCACGTTGGCGAGTGACGATTGATTCAATAATATCGGTGTACAAACTTAGACGTAGATTCACCGGATGCGAtccaatataattatttcaatataatacgggatatataaatttgatatgggtatatttttaaagaagtgTGTGCGTGCGACGACGGCAGCACCGCGTGTGCATTATTAAAAGGCGGTATAGAAATATCGAGTAATTGAATTCGAATGTATTATACGTGACTTTCAAGGGGTACCTTAAACACCTTCGACGCGAGATTCGCGTCCGGCAACGATTGCGGCCGCGCGGCATTGGTTACGTTGAAGACGACGTTACTGGGTCCGCGAAAGCTCACTTCGATCAGGAAACTCGTGTCGGCCATATTGACCCGATTAGTGCTGAGATCGGGCGAACTGGTTCTGAGCTGGCTCTTCTTCGGTCTGTAATCGCTCCTGATGATCCTCTCAGTCTCGGATTGCAGTTTATTATCGAGCCAGTGCACTTTGTCGAAATCCTTGGTACCGCCGACCGTGTGTCTCCGTTTAATCGATCGCTCCGACATTCCGTTCTTCCGCTTCAATTTCGTGGCGCTCTCCTTTCGCACCGATTGCCGCCGCTTGCTGATGTTGCACTCGGTTTTCTCGGTTTTCGTCAGCGACTCCGAGCGCTTCAGTTTGCTGCCCGGTGACTCCGATCGGTCGCCCGAGTGCTTGTTCAAGCTTTCAGATCGCTTGAGCGGCGAGAGCCTTTCGGtcgaatgtttatttaaactCTCCGATCTCTTCAGTCGCGAAGTAGTGTTCTCGGGTGTTCTTTTATTTAGAGATTCCGATCGTTTCAGACGGGATCTCGCCTCGGAATTCGTCAAGCTCTCGAATTTTTTCAGCTTGTTGGAGTAACTGGAATCTCCGGTCTCGTAATGATGGCTCTTGCCGTTGTCTTGAAATTTTCCGTCGACATCGTTATTTTCCGATATGTCTTCCTGAATATTCCTTTCGCTCGTCAATTCGtaacattttgcattttcCACGCGTATAAAATCTTCCCTCTCGTCCGCATCTCTCCCGTTCTTGTCCTTCTCGCTAAAATCCACCGCTCTCTCCGTCGTATGATTTGGCTTTGTCTCCGCTTTTAGCTTATCGTTATTCGGCGTGACAGACTTCAAAGGATGCGGCGTGTCATCGGTTATCGTTGAGTCGGTGTCTTTTTCCGGGGTATCCTGCAACAATCGAAACGAAAACGATGATAATTCTGTCTGTTGAGaacaattcaataattacttgtttttatctatttcttaCATGTTGATatacgttttaaaaaaatgtcttgtTTAAAACGTTGTTTGACAACGTAAAAAAGAGCTTGAAAGGAAAAGACTCGATCGAACTAATAATTTACGTTTTTCGTGCGGGAGAGATGGTTCTTCTCGAGCGACTTGTGAAGACTAGGATCGCGATAGGCTTCCGTAGGCGTGGGATACTTGAATTTCGGGGATGCGCTCGACttttgctgctgctgccgctGCTGCTCCGCTGCTGCATCGCCTCTGTTGCAGGATGTAGATTCCAGAGGAGTTTGCGCCTGATTCGACGACTGATTAATGAGAGACCTCCACTTGCGATCGAACGTAGTCGTAAGGCTGGTTAGAAGGTCGCTACCTGTAACGGGAGATTGATTCGAGTTAATCGCGTGCAAAGTGCGCGCAGACTCTCACGCAAATTCATACACCAAAAACACTCAAAGCACCGATTTGTTACTATATAACGTCATTATTATAACAGATATAATTCACGACTGCAATCGCTAAACAAAGTGAATGCCAGAAAGTGCCAATATGCGCTTCGTTTATCACAGCTGGTGAATTCTCGCGTGAATGCATTcccgcaaaataaaattgcaacacAAAAAACACCGcagtgaaaataatataaacaataataatgagcAGAGCGTCGTAACATGGTCGATATCACGCGTGAACACGActattaataaagaattaattaataaataatcatctTCATTCTCATCAGCGTCGTTATTGGCGTTTATCACGCCGTCGTCATTAAAATTGTCACTGTTTCGTCAACTGTACAGCATTCTGTATTACAAATTGATAATCGCAACAACAACGCAATCAGCATTATCGTCggtttctctttcctttttcgtATGTTAAAGCATAGAAACAAACTTGAAATGTTATGAATCCTCCTTAGACTGCTGTTGAGGAAACAACATAAACAAAATGTGTATTGTTAGATGCGATATATTgcggaaaataaaaagatacgGAAGGAGGATAAAAGAAACGATGTGCCATAATGCGTGAAAATCTCCGAAAacaatattactaaaaaaaacatacacaGTTCAAAAACTATCCCTTGAAAGATATACCTAAAGTATTGCTGTCACTCGTCTCCGATAATGAGACAATATATTGTTGCGTATACAGCGGGGTGAAAAAACGGACGGCAGCTTCAAAATGGCATTTGCTTCTCCGCGCGAGGAAGCTATGAAAATTCGCTCGCATTCTTCTCGCTGACAGTcgcgatatatatgtatacacacacgcatacgcacatatatacatatacacatcgCGTATGAAATATTAACGGGGTTGATTCGATCGCGCTGTCGACGCGCGATTGCGGCGTAAATAGTCGACGAGAGATGATGACACGGACAAATGCGTATGCGAAAAATGGATGATGGACGGCACGCACGTGATAGAACGGTTAGTCGAAGGAAAGTACAAACAACGGCGTGGACGCGTGCTTAGTAGTGTATGTAAACTGAAAAAAGTGTATAAAGCCATTCGAGTGAGCCAGCTGTGTCAGCTCGTTGGACATCTCGGATGCTGGATGTGGCGGTTTTCAGACTCTGGTCTGGCAGCGGACCTAGAATTTACCTCGAAGAAATCGATTTAGAGTCTTGGCGGTGGCGGTGAGCCCCGAGTTTGGCACAGCGGCGGGCTCGTCGTTCGCTGATCGCGCGTCTCTTGCGCATgatgacgacgatgatgatgatgtcGATGATGGGGGAACTGCTGGAGACGCGACAGCAGTTGCCAGCGAtggtgctgctgctgctgcggtTGCGGTAGCTGCTGCGGTTGCTGCTGGCACTGACACGGGGACGGGCATTGGCATTGGGACCGCTGCGACCGGCACTGGCATTGACATTGGCGACTGGACCGGTGTCTTCGGGGTGGCGCTACCGGGACCTGCGGTACCGTACAGGTGGGACGATATGTACCACCAAAAACCCGGGCTTGCGGTGTGCCTGTACGTGGTGGGGTTGAACCATTCGTTCGTCATTCGCATCGTCATAATTGCGGTGGTTGCGGCCAGCGGAGcaactctctttctctcgtcttCCTCCTTTGCGTCTTGACCCGCCGTGCACGTTTCTATGGTCTTTCTTATCCGAGGTGCGTTCTCTCGATCCGATTTAGCGCGCCGATTGCTCATTGTCGCGCGACCCAACGGAAATAAATAACGCGCGCCACGGGGGGAGGGAGACAAACCGGAGAAACCGTAAcgtaagaaagaaaatgaaaagaaagaaaaagcggATTGAGAGCGGGGATAATCGAATCTGAGGATCGAGTTTTGCGCGCGCTCGACGGATCGGTATTCTCGTTCCTTCGTGGCCCCGAGTATCTTGGAAGGAATATCACCGTTTTTCTTCAGCCCGAACTACACTCGTATTCTTTTCGGGCGTGTCTGATCGCAAAGACGTAGACTGAGGCGGACAGATAATCAGTTTATCATTAAAAGCACCATTTAATCGGCAGAGGCAAAATCGGTTAACGATAGAACAGGCAGGCAGACGAGCAGTCAGATAAGTGATTTTGAGATGCACACGTGTGTGATAAGAAGGTGCGACACTAGATTACTTCCATTAACAGTAAGAGCCAGACGCGCCATCGAAATATCGACAAAAGTGCCTTCAAACTCATCGTTAGAAAATTGCTTGCAACTTGCTCGCGATGGCACGGAGACGTGATTCTTCTAAGAAGATTCATGATCTTTGTGGAACAACAAGCAACGATCGAGGAATTATTTGAAGCGCTCGTGAGATTCTCGAAGGACATGCATGAGATGAGAGATTATTTATCCGACAGCTTTTGCGTAGTCGACATGAAAAAGGTTACGCTCTCCTttgctctttctctttcagcGATTTTCGCAATCTGAGAATTTGTTTTCCAAGAATCAAAATAGCTAAAAGATCATTGgttttcgaaaatatattctccCATCGAATATCGGACACATTCATAGAATCATTAATGGAAAACATCACACCTTTTTGATGACGACTACATTTACAAGAGCGAATTACTGAAGATCGCAGAAAGCAGTCAATCGTGTgaaataaatctctttttttttttaacgccgAAAGCCGAAGACTGACATGCAGCACATGACAACAATGAATAATAGAGGATCGGCCAAAAGACATTCCCCTGAAAACCATTTTCCTTTTCATTCCCGCAGTATCCTCTTTGTGGCTGACCCTCTTTGCGTTTAATCGCGGATATGTGATAAAGAtagtattttctaaaattaagtATGCTTTCATTGCAAGAAGCTTTGTGTGTTGTGTTCGTACTAATATGCGAAAGTTGCTACGTTCCGAATCGTGTTCGCGCAAcgataatgtaacaaaataagaGTTCGGACGATTAGTTCCGAACAATgatacgtgtgtgtgtgtgtgtgtgtgtctttgtgtgcacgcgcgcgcaatGACTCTGTACAACATACatctgataattatataataatccaAAAGACTGCTTGAAGCAAATAAGAAGAGGAATGTACCTAGAAAGCTTTTTGTTAATAGTGAGTATCTTCTGTGTCCACTGCAGAAAACAAGATCCTGCTACACTCACCGATCGTCAGAAGCAATATTACATAGAGAAAAGATACAAAAGAGAATATGAATAGGTAGATATATAACAGGAGAGATTGTACGCGTTGTAATTGTACGCGCGGACTTGAGAAATCGAACGTATTTGCGGAAAAACGTCATACGTTTCTAAGAATCGCTAATTACACACgagaaatgttgaaaatatgacAGTTGTCCCTCTAGCGTTGCGTaacgctatttttttttcacgcagCTCGAAACCTACACACGCAACGTACACGAATATATTTATCCCTTGCACTTTGACTGCCAGTGTCGTTTCATGTACCAAATTGAATTCCCACGCGCGTCATTCGTCATAAAGTATTTCGAGATATTCCCTGCCGAATAGCGAGTACAAGAGAATCATGTTCGCGTGTTGCAACACTGCTTCACAGATACACTTTTACAGGTTTctcgcaatatatataatatatatatatataaatatataactattcCGAATATATTGACAGCACAAAAGAATCGCTTCAATATCTATCACAGCGTCGAGTGCATACGAAAAGACTCAGAATAGTGATTTGAAATCACGATTTGAAAttagaaggaaaaaaaaatgcgatacTAACCATCATCCGAGACGTCGCCGGGGACGCCGCGCTGTTGTTGCGACGGTGACGGGGAGGACTGCGACAGATTGTGAACCTCGTGCAAGGAATCTAGACTCCCGTAACGGACTGGCGGCAAACAGATCGATTCCATCGATGGCTGTAACGCCAAAAGCGGTTCACATAAGCGAGCGAAATTAATCGATCAGAAATGACAAGAATCTTAATCAGCTTACATCTTTGTCCGTCTTGAATTTCTTAATGACGCCGTTATTCATCTTCTCTCCCAATACGTTAGTCAACTGATTGGTGGCTTGCGCTTTATGGTACATCGTGGGCTGCTGCTGCACGGCTATCGACAGCGGCGGTCTCGTGGTCGATCGCGATCTCCCGTGCCTCTCCGACAGATCGATCAGTGATTTATCACCGAATCTTTCGTTCAGACCAGACAGACGTTCCGACAAGAGGCTCGGCGACACCGTGGTGTCGACGATACTGTCGAGAAGATCGTCGTTTTCCATCTCTCGTTTCGCCAACTGCCACTCTATTTCGATTCTTCGTCTCTCCTCTTCCCTCTTCTCGGCTTCGAGTCGCTGCCGATGTTGATCTCTTTGCAGCATCGCTTTTGTTTCTTCCTCGAACTTTCGCACTCGCTCCTGCGTGGTCGCGCTCAAACCAGCGTAGGTCAAAATCGTTATCTCGTCGTTGCTTTGCTTCGTCTCGTTGGACGAAGAGCTGGATTCGGTAGGGATCGTTTCTGTCAGACTCGAACCAGTTTCGCTCGACAGTCTCGGAGAATCGATGGACGAGGGCGCGGACTGATTCAAATACTTGAAACGATACGACGGGGACGCTCGATTCGACGAACTGCCGTTATTGGCATCAATTGACAGAGATCGCTCGGAACGATCCGCAGACTGATTTGATTGATTTTTGCTTTCGTGCATCTGCACAATTTCGCTGACGGAACACTGTCGCTCATTCAAGGCCATGCTCTGCCTAATTATTGGCAAATTCTCCGATTCTTGCTTCGATTTGtcctaatattaaattcttttgttaataaaattcagGATTTTTTTGTGCGCGCGTTGCAATTAATACTAACCTTGCCATTGTCGTGTTCGCCGTTATCGATTTCGTCCTGAGTCTTTCGTCTTCTCTGAATTTTCTTGTTCGCTGCGGATATGATTGAGGATACAATGTCCCTGGCCGACGCCATGTCGCGCATACCTGTTTTATTACAAAGAGAGGCGAGCAGAATAAATATACTATTGCTACAAGTAAAATATACAGTAACTTcgactattatttttaaaaagatacaaGTGCGAGAGAAAGcaattgaataatatgaaataccTTCGATTTTCTGAATATTGTTCAACAAAAGGCTGTGATTGGTATTAGGTGGTTCAACTTCGCAGCTGTCAACTGGCAAGTTTAAATTTACGCTGAGTCTGCTCAAGTCGTCCAAATCGTCCTCCGAGAAGAACCAATCGACCTGTTCGAAAACAtgttgatattttgatatttcacTCGTATTTTGTTCGGAAGATTGTATTTCCTTTTCTTATCGCCAACAACTTACGTTGTTCAGCAGACTCTCGACTATTCTACATTGATGCGACATATCGGTGACCATGGTGACCATATTGTCTCTTGATCCGCTCGCTCGCACCAGCGTTGGTCCGAAAACGATGGCTAAATTCTTGGCCTCCATCTTGTTGATCTCGCTGTGCTCCactattttcttcaaatgctgCATTAAATACTTGAGCGTCTCGAAATGATGTTCCGGAAGATCTCGCAATAATTTTCGTATCGTCGTCATTCTCCGTTGCGGATCTTCTATCTTATCGGCGTCGATGAACATGGGATACAGTTCCGCCGTGAGCAAGGAATCGGGAAGTTGACGGAAAAACGATTTCAACAACGACGATATCACGTTAACGTCACTCCATCTTGGATCCTGGAAgcaaatcattttataaagaCATTCGCATTACAGTGACATTTcatgcgagaaaaaaattatacatcgGTAAGATGTGTTACGGTTACCTGAAGATTGATGTTTTCGAATCCTCTGTTGACGCTGTCGGTGAGCTGAGCGATCGCGGCGGTGTTTCCGGGTACTCTGTAGATTCCCACAACCTCGAGGCCTCTCGCTTCAACGATGCTCGTGCACATCTCGACGATTAGCGGCACGCATTCGGAGAACGAAGACGGCGGACAAAG
This DNA window, taken from Linepithema humile isolate Giens D197 chromosome 7, Lhum_UNIL_v1.0, whole genome shotgun sequence, encodes the following:
- the RhoGAP19D gene encoding rho GTPase-activating protein 21 isoform X5, producing MLPGHERTKIDEPMDTIFVKQVRANSPAAEAGLRTGDRVVSVDGMPTRGEQYASVVQRIQQAGPWLRLLVVSKEDDILQRYFGETAHNPETNQRPRLCSPERLSQKQRRSISMMPGSSPRTRQSWVYSLSSSESSNHHEEAISRSQQAACADGRMPPTMSQIPPIAETQITSALQQQQQQRRDAQSEAGALHDPSEDARAAGRKLHLVREDALKSNSRSSQDSKYDLYDRTRPESVYSRPSNEQLYDRINDPIYERVRVSEHHPQHYYQPSLLRYPMSQAEPQVPIYRPAKRMVSRRASEGSGTANDSETSYGSIDALRSSESSRLSIESRRDSSPAASKDSTSPYDSTSTLTGNECSDDSVIMNRLRKSFEQKAEFLRRPSHPIGWSFESTSPPPPPLLSNFQAAVIQREFYARPQKLQRSIWPPGQCEQQRQQSPTRRSQERNVVAAKPNKPSNQNVQRIKEVDSNSEYSKPRNDQQLEDNQSIIAEHCYSSLPYDNELAKEQQYKSANKSNLVSILSRIHENISANQQQTLQQDERNGSSSLPSSPGPDKKGGDTKFPVPPQGLQIVSRRAKQFESGRLMSDGDEPAGDRTNLYKSELSRLSNKRSVPNVAVRKREFESKAESQEQRRLPNRETKSLDTGAVLTGNRIIPIGSKHIHCAPPADYKESKEVPIMETESVRLRARSNSAESWEATNGPAARSGCARHTWQIAEEESIEDDNKASRKQVTVNGSSSNGSTTNNAIVLRRQKNAQISDEDRATRRVSYLKATWGERMHVDSDLELSDSEPVHIHRSEHRRWRPPLFPSDITPLRRIFEDMTQAASLHRNSHHRNSISITHDSNDGTAKDLEPEREGTLHVKFTVLDGKRSTDRSWKQVWGVLRGPIIYFYKDRHSQSPSLSTENETNIGHSIDVRCSVVDVAGDYTKRKHVLRVANPTAEVLLQTEDAASMALWLRSLHSHAAAEKSSDAVSCTSKQQAVPQTPTGSTSPNSSVPSSNSQRLSPLPSHKGIKKLTSFRNRSPTGQSPVNKTRKPSNQVMESLSSPKSKTWKGRVAKQFRRMHGQAGGAPSSPTAQLPPEGATFKMPLELCPPSSFSECVPLIVEMCTSIVEARGLEVVGIYRVPGNTAAIAQLTDSVNRGFENINLQDPRWSDVNVISSLLKSFFRQLPDSLLTAELYPMFIDADKIEDPQRRMTTIRKLLRDLPEHHFETLKYLMQHLKKIVEHSEINKMEAKNLAIVFGPTLVRASGSRDNMVTMVTDMSHQCRIVESLLNNVDWFFSEDDLDDLSRLSVNLNLPVDSCEVEPPNTNHSLLLNNIQKIEGMRDMASARDIVSSIISAANKKIQRRRKTQDEIDNGEHDNGKDKSKQESENLPIIRQSMALNERQCSVSEIVQMHESKNQSNQSADRSERSLSIDANNGSSSNRASPSYRFKYLNQSAPSSIDSPRLSSETGSSLTETIPTESSSSSNETKQSNDEITILTYAGLSATTQERVRKFEEETKAMLQRDQHRQRLEAEKREEERRRIEIEWQLAKREMENDDLLDSIVDTTVSPSLLSERLSGLNERFGDKSLIDLSERHGRSRSTTRPPLSIAVQQQPTMYHKAQATNQLTNVLGEKMNNGVIKKFKTDKDPSMESICLPPVRYGSLDSLHEVHNLSQSSPSPSQQQRGVPGDVSDDAGSCFLQWTQKILTINKKLSRHTASPGFWWYISSHLYGTAGPGSATPKTPVQSPMSMPVPVAAVPMPMPVPVSVPAATAAATATAAAAAPSLATAVASPAVPPSSTSSSSSSSCARDARSANDEPAAVPNSGLTATAKTLNRFLRGSDLLTSLTTTFDRKWRSLINQSSNQAQTPLESTSCNRGDAAAEQQRQQQQKSSASPKFKYPTPTEAYRDPSLHKSLEKNHLSRTKNDTPEKDTDSTITDDTPHPLKSVTPNNDKLKAETKPNHTTERAVDFSEKDKNGRDADEREDFIRVENAKCYELTSERNIQEDISENNDVDGKFQDNGKSHHYETGDSSYSNKLKKFESLTNSEARSRLKRSESLNKRTPENTTSRLKRSESLNKHSTERLSPLKRSESLNKHSGDRSESPGSKLKRSESLTKTEKTECNISKRRQSVRKESATKLKRKNGMSERSIKRRHTVGGTKDFDKVHWLDNKLQSETERIIRSDYRPKKSQLRTSSPDLSTNRVNMADTSFLIEVSFRGPSNVVFNVTNAARPQSLPDANLASKVFKVPLESHV